The uncultured Sphaerochaeta sp. genome includes the window AAGAATCGTTCCCCAAGACTCTCATAATTGGGCCCACGCATAGGGCTGTCGGCAATCAATTTGATGTGGTCACTGATCAACATCAAATCACCCGGCTTATAGGATTCATTCACTCCACCGGCAGCATTGGTCACCAAGAGCTGTTCAATACCGAGAGCATGCATCACCTGGATGGGAAAGACCACCTGGTCCATACCATACCCTTCATAGTAGTGAAAGCGGCCCTGCATGCATAACACACGTTTACCTTCCAGCATACCAGCAACCAAGCGACCTTTATGGCCATACACTGTGGAGACAGGAAAATGGGGTATATCCTTATAGGATATGGCAACAGCATCCTCCAGCTCATCAGCCAACCCCCCAAGTCCACTACCCAATACCATACCAATTGAAACAGGCTCCTCTCCGATACGAGAGGTGATATACATTGCAGCTTCCTGCATTTTATCCATTAAAGTATCCATACAATCCTCCTGAGACTATTAGAACGGTTCTCCACTTGCCTTCGGAGCAGCGGAATTTTTCGAGAATAGCACCAAAGCCAACAAGGTGGCTACATACGGGAAAATCTTGAAGAAGACAGGAGGAATCACCTGCAAGGAAGGAATGACCTGGCTGACATTGGCAATTGTTGTTGCAATTCCAAAAAAGAATGTTGCACCAAGAATACCCAACGGTTTCCACTGTCCAAAGATCAAGGCAGCAATGGAGAGAAAGCCGAGACCGGCAACCGTACCATTGAACTCTCCTGAGTAGGTAATCAGAATCACCGATCCACCAAGACCTGCAAGAGCACCACTCATTGCAACACCGAAGTAGCGCATCTTATGCACATTGATTCCAGCTGAGGCAACTGCAGAGGGGTGTTCACCACAAGCACGGAGACGAAGACCAAAGCTGGTCTTGTACAACAGGATCCATGAGAGACCCCAAATAATCAGACAGACCCAGGTAGTCCAGTAGGACTGGCTGAAGAAGAGAGGTCCGATGATCGGTATCTTTGAAAGGAACGGGATATTCTCACGAACGATACCCATCATAATACGGACGTTTCCGCTTCCACTGATGGTTCTGGCAAGATATACCGTGAGGGCAGCTGCCAACATATTGATTGCTGTTCCACTGATTACCTGGTCAGCCTTCAGGTTGATCGAGGCAAACGCGTGAAGAAGGCTGAAGATTGCACCAGCGGCAACACCTACAAGCAGCCCTATGGGTAGCGCGTTGATACCCAAGGTTGCCTCACTCATCTTGATCGTAATGGCACTCGCAAAGTATCCAACCAACATCAAGCCTTCCAGCCCAAGGTTGGTGACACCGCTTCGTTCACTGTACAAACCCCCAAGGGAGGTCATCAACATGGGAATCGTATAGGCGATTGCATAGGGAAAAATACTTACCAAGGTATCCCACATATTACTTGTCCTCCTTCTCTGGTGTCGTTACCACAGATTCCTCTTGGGAATTGATCCTGTTATTTCGTCGTTTAAAAACAGCATCCCAGAAACGCTTGAACAAGACACTGGTTGCCGTAAAGTAGATGATTACAGCAATGATGGTATCGGCGATCTCTGGGGGAACGCTGGTCATGGCATTCATGAACCCTTTTCCAGATTGCAAGATTCCAAAGAACAGTGCGCTGAAGAATACTCCCAGTGGATTGCTTGCACCCAAAAGCGCTACGGCAATCCCATCAAAACCTTGGGAAGGCATGACTCCAATCTGCATATTCCTTGAATACCCTGTATAGAAGGAAAGCCCAGCCAGACCTGCCAGTCCACCTGCGATCATCATGGAGATTACCACATTTCGGTTCACCTTGATCCCAGCATACTCAGCGCAGAAACGGTTGGCACCAACCGCTTTGAGACTGAATCCCAGCGTTGTCTTGTCCAGTATGAACTTGATCAGAATCACCGAGATAATCGCTATGAAGAAACCAAGGTTCATGTACGATCCGTTGAATAGGTTGGTCAACCACTCTGTTCTGAGGGATTGGGAAACTGCAATACTGGCACTCTCAGTCTCCAGGGAGGGACCCTTGAGATAGGCAGGAACAAAGTAATAGACCGACCAGTAGGCAATCCAGTTCATCATAATGGTTGCAACAACTTCATGGACGTTGAACTTGGCTTTGAGGAATCCAGGAATAACTCCCCAGATTGCTCCCCCAGCCAAGGCCGCTCCGATCAAGACAGCCAAGAAGAGTGGACGGGGAAGAAATACCTTATGGGCAACAATCGTTGCACAGAGGCCACCGACCAACATCTGTCCACTTGCACCAATGTTGAATAGTCCTGTCCTGAAAGCAAAAGCAACAGAAAGGCCTACCAACATCAAGGTAGTTGCTGTTGCCAAGGTGTTTCCAATTCTCTCAATATTCATCAGACTTCCACGGAACAAGTACCAAAACCCTGCAAAGGGATTACTACCGATTGAAGCCATAAGAATGGCACCGGCAATGAGCCCAAGGACCACTGCACTGACTGCGACGAGGAAGGCGTTGCTTTGCAGTTCTCGTTTTTTCAATGATTTCATTGTTCACCTTCCTTTCGCTTTATGCCGGCCATCATCAAGCCGACCTCATCCTCATTTGTCTCTGAGGTTTTCACAATATCAATCAACTCCCCACTATTCATGACAGCAATCCTATCGGAGAGGTTGAAGATTTCATCCAACTCAAAGGAAACCAGCAGTACTGCATGGCCCTTATCTCGGTGTGCTACCAGTTGGGAGTGTATATATTCAATTGCCCCTACATCCAGTCCCCTGGTTGGTTGGACTGCTATCAGTAGCTCAGGATCAGCAACGACCTCACGACCAACAATCAATTTCTGCTGATTGCCTCCAGAGAGCTTCCCTGCAAGGGAGAAAATACCTTCACCACTGCGGACATCAAACTGCCCAACCACTTTTTGGGCATACTCCCGTAAGTAGTCAGCTTCAAGGATACCTTTCTTGCTGAAAGGACTGTGGTAGTACTCCTTGATGGCAACATTATTGAACACCGAAGAGCTCATCACCAGCCCTCGTTTCTGCCTATCCTCAGGAATATGTCCAAGGCCAATCTCATTGCGCCTACGAATATCAGCATTGGTGATGTCATTTCCGTCAAGGATGATCGAACCACTTTCAACCGCTCTCAATCCGGTTATAGCCTCAATAAGCTCGGTCTGTCCATTGCCGTCAACGCCGGCAATTCCGACAATCTCACCAGCTTTTACTGAAAGTGAAAAGTCCTTGACCCCAAGTATTTTCTTGCTGCTCATGACCTTCAAATCATGAATATCCAATATTACACGACCCACTTGGGCAGGTTTCTTATCAACTTTGAAACTAACAGGCCTCCCTACCATCATTGATGCCATTTTGGCTGTTGTGGTTTCCTTTACATTCACCACCCCGATAAGTTTTCCTCGGCGGATAACTGTACATCGGTCGGCAACGGCCTTGATCTCATTCAGCTTATGGGTAATCAGAATAACTGATTTCCCCTCTGTAACCAGACTTCGCATGATCTCCATCAGGTCTTCTATTTCCTGGGGGGTAAGTACTGCCGTCGGTTCATCAAATATCAGTATCTCTGCATTCCTGTAGAGCATTTTCAGGATTTCTACGCGTTGTTGCATTCCAACGGTAATATCCTCGATAACCATGTTTGGATCAATATTCAATCCATATTTTTCAGAGAGGGCCTTGATCTTCTTGGATGCAGTCCTACGATCAAGGATAAAACCTCCCTCTTTGCCTAAAATGATATTTTCGGTAACCGTGAAATTCTGTACTAGTTGGAAGTGCTGATGCACCATTCCGATACCAAGCTCATTGGCATCGTTGGGATCATTGATCCTTACTTCTTTCCCTTTGACTTTAATCTTCCCCTTATCGGCATGATATAAACCGAAAAGGATACTCATAAGGGTAGACTTACCTGCTCCATTCTCACCAAGAATGGCATGTATTTCTCCCTGTTCCACTTGCAAGGTGATGTCATCGTTTGCAACGATTCCTGGAAACTCCTTGCGTATGTTCAACATCTCAATAACGTGGCTCATCAGTGGACTCCCTGTGTGAACAAATAATAGCTATGAGTTGCACAGAAGGGCCACCTATGGGGTGGCCCTTGCGCGCGAATTAATCGGAAGGTTTACTTGAACAATCCATCGCCAGAAGCCTGCACCTTCAGCTCACCACTGGTCATCATTGCAGAGACCTTGGAAACCTCATCGGTGACAGCCTTGTCGAGATTCGGGTTCTCAGCTGGAATACCTACTCCCTCATTTGCTGCGGTAAAGGTCAGCACCTCACCAGCGGGGAAGGTTCCATTAAGCTCAGCAACAATCATGTCATAGGAAGCACGGTCTAGGTACTTCATGGCACTGGTGAGGATGATGGACTTGCCGCTAGGAAGTACGCCCTCTGGGTACTGGTCTACGTCAACTCCGATTACCCACACATTCTGTCCACTGGAAGCACGGTTCTTTGCTTCGTTGATAACACCAACACCAACACCACCGGCTGCTGCGAAGATGACATCTACACCACGGTCGTACATGGATGCTGCAATCTGCTGTCCAGCGCTGATGTTGTCAAAAGTACCCTGATAAAGGTTATTCTCTTGCTTCATCACAATCTTGGTGCCATAGTTTTCATTGGCAAAAGCAACGCCCTGCTGGAAGCCCCAATTGAACTTCTGTACAGCTGGAATTTCCATACCGCCGACAAACCCAAAATCGCCTTCCTTAAGTTGCAAAGCAGCAGCAAGTCCAGCGAGGAAGCCAGATTCGTGCTCAGCATAATAAACTGCAACTACATTTGGCTCAATGCGGTACTCTGAGTAATCAGCACTATGGGGTTCACCATCGAGGATAACGAACTTCACATTGGGGTACTTGTCCTGAGCCTCAAACAGTGCAGTCTCAAACTTGAATCCTGGGCATACAATAAAGTTATAACCAGCATCTACCAAGTTTCCGATTTCCTTCAAGTAATCAGCCTCAGTGGTACCTGCGGGTTTAAGATATTTGACATCAAGCGCGTAGTCCTTGCTTGCCTTCAAGATACCTTCCCAAGTTCCCTGGTTGAAGGATTTATCATCAATCGTACCAGCATCAGTGACCATTCCAACACGAAGATTACTCTTCTTTGCCCCACCTTCATCGCTACCTTGAGCGAATGCAAACGAGCCAAGCATCAGGAAGATACAAAGCACTACAGCCAATTTTTTCATACTGTCTTCTCCTATTTTTGTGATCATGCACAAAAAACTGTGTAAATTCATTCTACATTCACCTTGTACCGTTGTCAAACAAAGAAACTGCCTCAAAGAAGTATTAAATCAAGACAAAGTATTGAGCAAGAACCAGTTGTCTATACCTCAATACTCATAGAAATTCTTGGCTGGATGCAAAAAACCCCGGTTCAATCACCGGGGAACTGGAGACAATCACACTATCTTGACTAGGTAGATTGCTCAGCTTCCAAGCAAGCAAGGATAAAGGAACCCACCCCTTTGAAATCATCCTCCACCACTGGCTCACATACATAGTAGTGCAATGAACCATCGCGATAGGGATTCCCTCCTAATCCGGCAACAGAACAGATTCCCCCTAGATGGAGACATCCTTTCTCATCCTCTCTCAGGTATCGTTCGCTGATGTCCTCAATGGCAAGCAATGCCTGCTTTCGATACATCTCATTATGGGTGATACCAACTCGCAATGCTTTCAGAAGGCTATAGGCAAACATACTTGAGCATGAGGTCTCAAGATAGTTATCTTTTTCATCTTGTTTGTCCACCACCTGGTACCACATGCCGCTCTTACTCTGATAAGGGAGCAGTGAATCAAGAACCTGGACAAGAATCCGTCCCAGTTCCCCCCGTTTGGGATGTGACTCAGGAAGGAAGTCAAGGATATCAAGAATAGCCATGCAGTACCACCCAATCGCCCTACCCCAGAAATGGGGAGAAAGACCGGTTTCTGCATCAGACCATCTCTGGCCCCGAGACTCATCATAGGCATGATACAGCAAGCCCGTCTTCGGATCCCTAAGTGTCCGATACACCTTGATCACCTGCTCCACCGTATCGTTGAACCCTGCACTATCACCACTTACCTTGCAGAACTGAGCATTGAAGGGACCTTGCATATAGACTCCATCCAGCCATATCTGCCAAGGGTAGATCTCCTTATGCCAGAACACTCCTGAAAGAGTCCTTGGATGGGAGTTGAGCTGGCTTTTCAGCAGCTGGGCTGCTAGGAGAAAACGTCTCTCCCTTGTCTTCTCATACAGAGCGAAAAGATTTCTTCCAGCGTTAATCTGGTCTAGGTTGTACTCTCCTAATCGATAGGAGACAACCTGGCCATCCTTTTCCACCATTGGGTCATACATGGTATATGCCCACTGGAACATCTCTTCTCGGTCGTAGGCCTCTCCAACCAGCAGACAACTGTGTATCACCAGCCCATGCTCATAATGCCATCGCATTTGTGAAGGTTTGTAGCGTGAAACCACACTTTCAGCCAGTTTCAACGAAAGGCGCTCACCCCTGTCCATCATGCTTCATTCCTCATGTTCGTGCCAAATCTTCCGGCTGCCTGATGATCGGCAGCCGGAACCAGGTCTCATCACACCTACTCGTTCAGCAGGTTGTTCTCCTTGGCAAAGGCAACGCCCTTGTCATTCCAATCCTGTCCACCGAGTTTCTTGAATTCAGCAATCCAAGTATTCCAGTTAGACCTGTTCAGCGTACGCTTTCCAGTGATGAACTCACTCAAGCCCTGTTCGTAGAAACGCTTCAGGTCAGCATTCGGAATCGGAAGCATGTCAGAACCAACAGCGGGAGTCCACTGCTTGGTCTGCATCTCACGGAGTACCTCAAGTGCAGACATTTCTTTCTTGCTGGTATCAGTGATGTACTTAGGATAGCGAGCATACAACTCGATATCACCATTGTAGAAGACCATGTTTCGGAGCTGGGTCACAGTTTGTCCGACAGGACCACTGAAAGCCAGATCAGGATCAGAGAGGCCATCAGCAACAGGAACGCCGTTTGCATCCTTGGTATAGTTCACACCCTCGACGCCCCAGCCGAGCAGGAAATAGCCTTCATCAGAAGCCATCCACTCGAGCAGTTCGGCAATCTTGTCCTTCTTTCCCTCTTCAGCCGCTTTTGCACTGATTGCGTAAATACGGAATCCTGTAGTGTAAGGTCCGATCGAGGCATGTCCCTTCGGCCCTTCGATTGGATCAAGAATCATCCACTCACCGTCAGGGAAGTTCTTATCGAATGGAGCGTAGTTGGACTGAGCTGCAAAGGCAGCATTCTGCTCTCTCATGATCCCAAAACGACCCTGCTTCCAAGCAGCACGGAAATCATCCTTCTTGTAGGCAAGCCAGTTTGGATCAATGATACCCTCATCAGCCATCTTCTTGAGATATGCCATGGCGTCATAGAAATCAGGCTTGAGAATATTCAGACCAGCACTGTCAGCAGTCATGTCCCAGGTACCTTCAACACCAAATGCTCCAAGGATCGGCTGCAAGCGGCGGCCGGGCCATGCTTCATAGTTGTTGACTTCCTGGAAGGCTCCATAGCCATAGGTGTCATTCTTTCCATTGCCATCAGGGTCATCGAAGGTGAAGGCTCGCATGACCTCAAGCAATTCATCAGTGGTGGTTGGTACACTCAAGCCGAGGTTATCCAACCAATCCTTGCGAATCAACAAACCTTCATTCTTGACAATAGAGCCGGGGTCAGCCAGTCCATAGCTCTTTCCGCCAAACTTTGCATGGTTACGACTTACATCGTTGTAATGGGTTGCCGTGCGGGTAGGCATCTTCTCATAGAGATCATCAACAGGCGCAACCAATCCCTGTGGAACCAGACGGGTCAAGACATCTCGACGAACCATGAACAGGTCGGGAAGATTGTTTGCCGCAGCGGCAGCCTGGATCTTAACATCCTGGTCACTCTCATTGGAGGGAAGCGTTGTCAGCTTCAGATCGATGTTCAACTTCTCTTTGATAATGTCAAACCCTACCCAATCAGCTGGGGGCGGCCCAGCTTCGGTAACCGCAGCGCCATACCACAGATCAATGGTCACCGGACCATCTACTGCAGCATCCTTGGTTCCCTGACTGAATACCGGCAGGGAAACGAAAGTGAGCAACGCAATGAGCGCGATGCATACGAAATACTGTTTTTTCATGGCTAATCCTCCTTATGAATTACCAAATCCAAATAAAATCATGCAGAGCAGAGAAGCATCTTATCCTTTCACACTTCCCAGCAATGTTCCCTTGGTGAAATACTTCTGGATGAATGGGTAGGCAATAACCATTGGTATTGCACTCATGAAGACCGATGCGGCCTTGATGGCGGCAATTGGAGCATCCCCGAAGGCATTTACCTCCACATATTCATTCATCCCACTGGCCATCAGTATGTTTCTGAGCAGGATAGGAAGGGGCTGCAACGCATTACTATTGAGGTAGAGCATTGCATGGAAGAAATTATTCCAGAAGGATACCCCGTAGAATAACCCGATGGTCATGATGATCGCTTTCGAGAGGGGCAGGATAATTCTCAGGAGAACTTGAATCTCTGATGCCCCATCAATTCTTGCAGACTCCTTCAGTTCGTTGGGAATTCCTTCGAAGAAGGAACGCATGATCAGACAGTTATAGGTGCTGATCGCCACCGGGATATAGACTGCTGGAAGCTTGTCGATCAAACCGATATTCGTAACCAACAGATAGGTTGGTATCATTCCGACGTTGAACACATAAGGGACTATGACAAGCAAGTTTAGATAGCGTCTCCCCGGCAGGGTTGGAATGGACAGTACATATGCAAGGGGTATGGTAAGCAGCAATGCACTCGCCACCCCTCCAATCAAAATCTTTACACTATTGCCGAAAGCAAGCAGGAATCCTGCATTTCCCAACAGAGCCTCATATGCTGAGGTCGACCAATTCCAGGGCATCAGGAACATCCCTTCCAAGTTATTGCCAATATAGTCATTTGGCCTGAAAGAAAGCGTAATAGTACTCCAAAGCGGAATTGCGATGATCAGTAAAAGTAAAGCCAAAAAGAAATCCACCAAGAAATTGAAACTATGATCTGCCGCAGTGGGTTTAATCGCTACAGAGGTGAATCGTCCTTTTTTTCCGGTTCCTTTCATCTTCA containing:
- a CDS encoding purine-nucleoside phosphorylase; the encoded protein is MDTLMDKMQEAAMYITSRIGEEPVSIGMVLGSGLGGLADELEDAVAISYKDIPHFPVSTVYGHKGRLVAGMLEGKRVLCMQGRFHYYEGYGMDQVVFPIQVMHALGIEQLLVTNAAGGVNESYKPGDLMLISDHIKLIADSPMRGPNYESLGERFFDMTNAYDKQLCALAREEAKKQAISLQEGVYMFFAGPSYETPAEIRAARTLGADAVGMSTVPEAIAASHMRMKVLGISCITNMASGILDQPLSHTEVMETGDQVKEAFTSLVRSVTKVWPV
- a CDS encoding ABC transporter permease, producing the protein MWDTLVSIFPYAIAYTIPMLMTSLGGLYSERSGVTNLGLEGLMLVGYFASAITIKMSEATLGINALPIGLLVGVAAGAIFSLLHAFASINLKADQVISGTAINMLAAALTVYLARTISGSGNVRIMMGIVRENIPFLSKIPIIGPLFFSQSYWTTWVCLIIWGLSWILLYKTSFGLRLRACGEHPSAVASAGINVHKMRYFGVAMSGALAGLGGSVILITYSGEFNGTVAGLGFLSIAALIFGQWKPLGILGATFFFGIATTIANVSQVIPSLQVIPPVFFKIFPYVATLLALVLFSKNSAAPKASGEPF
- a CDS encoding ABC transporter permease produces the protein MKSLKKRELQSNAFLVAVSAVVLGLIAGAILMASIGSNPFAGFWYLFRGSLMNIERIGNTLATATTLMLVGLSVAFAFRTGLFNIGASGQMLVGGLCATIVAHKVFLPRPLFLAVLIGAALAGGAIWGVIPGFLKAKFNVHEVVATIMMNWIAYWSVYYFVPAYLKGPSLETESASIAVSQSLRTEWLTNLFNGSYMNLGFFIAIISVILIKFILDKTTLGFSLKAVGANRFCAEYAGIKVNRNVVISMMIAGGLAGLAGLSFYTGYSRNMQIGVMPSQGFDGIAVALLGASNPLGVFFSALFFGILQSGKGFMNAMTSVPPEIADTIIAVIIYFTATSVLFKRFWDAVFKRRNNRINSQEESVVTTPEKEDK
- a CDS encoding ABC transporter ATP-binding protein — encoded protein: MSHVIEMLNIRKEFPGIVANDDITLQVEQGEIHAILGENGAGKSTLMSILFGLYHADKGKIKVKGKEVRINDPNDANELGIGMVHQHFQLVQNFTVTENIILGKEGGFILDRRTASKKIKALSEKYGLNIDPNMVIEDITVGMQQRVEILKMLYRNAEILIFDEPTAVLTPQEIEDLMEIMRSLVTEGKSVILITHKLNEIKAVADRCTVIRRGKLIGVVNVKETTTAKMASMMVGRPVSFKVDKKPAQVGRVILDIHDLKVMSSKKILGVKDFSLSVKAGEIVGIAGVDGNGQTELIEAITGLRAVESGSIILDGNDITNADIRRRNEIGLGHIPEDRQKRGLVMSSSVFNNVAIKEYYHSPFSKKGILEADYLREYAQKVVGQFDVRSGEGIFSLAGKLSGGNQQKLIVGREVVADPELLIAVQPTRGLDVGAIEYIHSQLVAHRDKGHAVLLVSFELDEIFNLSDRIAVMNSGELIDIVKTSETNEDEVGLMMAGIKRKEGEQ
- a CDS encoding BMP family ABC transporter substrate-binding protein, whose product is MLGSFAFAQGSDEGGAKKSNLRVGMVTDAGTIDDKSFNQGTWEGILKASKDYALDVKYLKPAGTTEADYLKEIGNLVDAGYNFIVCPGFKFETALFEAQDKYPNVKFVILDGEPHSADYSEYRIEPNVVAVYYAEHESGFLAGLAAALQLKEGDFGFVGGMEIPAVQKFNWGFQQGVAFANENYGTKIVMKQENNLYQGTFDNISAGQQIAASMYDRGVDVIFAAAGGVGVGVINEAKNRASSGQNVWVIGVDVDQYPEGVLPSGKSIILTSAMKYLDRASYDMIVAELNGTFPAGEVLTFTAANEGVGIPAENPNLDKAVTDEVSKVSAMMTSGELKVQASGDGLFK
- a CDS encoding glycoside hydrolase family 88 protein, yielding MMDRGERLSLKLAESVVSRYKPSQMRWHYEHGLVIHSCLLVGEAYDREEMFQWAYTMYDPMVEKDGQVVSYRLGEYNLDQINAGRNLFALYEKTRERRFLLAAQLLKSQLNSHPRTLSGVFWHKEIYPWQIWLDGVYMQGPFNAQFCKVSGDSAGFNDTVEQVIKVYRTLRDPKTGLLYHAYDESRGQRWSDAETGLSPHFWGRAIGWYCMAILDILDFLPESHPKRGELGRILVQVLDSLLPYQSKSGMWYQVVDKQDEKDNYLETSCSSMFAYSLLKALRVGITHNEMYRKQALLAIEDISERYLREDEKGCLHLGGICSVAGLGGNPYRDGSLHYYVCEPVVEDDFKGVGSFILACLEAEQST
- a CDS encoding extracellular solute-binding protein; this encodes MKKQYFVCIALIALLTFVSLPVFSQGTKDAAVDGPVTIDLWYGAAVTEAGPPPADWVGFDIIKEKLNIDLKLTTLPSNESDQDVKIQAAAAANNLPDLFMVRRDVLTRLVPQGLVAPVDDLYEKMPTRTATHYNDVSRNHAKFGGKSYGLADPGSIVKNEGLLIRKDWLDNLGLSVPTTTDELLEVMRAFTFDDPDGNGKNDTYGYGAFQEVNNYEAWPGRRLQPILGAFGVEGTWDMTADSAGLNILKPDFYDAMAYLKKMADEGIIDPNWLAYKKDDFRAAWKQGRFGIMREQNAAFAAQSNYAPFDKNFPDGEWMILDPIEGPKGHASIGPYTTGFRIYAISAKAAEEGKKDKIAELLEWMASDEGYFLLGWGVEGVNYTKDANGVPVADGLSDPDLAFSGPVGQTVTQLRNMVFYNGDIELYARYPKYITDTSKKEMSALEVLREMQTKQWTPAVGSDMLPIPNADLKRFYEQGLSEFITGKRTLNRSNWNTWIAEFKKLGGQDWNDKGVAFAKENNLLNE
- a CDS encoding carbohydrate ABC transporter permease; this encodes MKMKGTGKKGRFTSVAIKPTAADHSFNFLVDFFLALLLLIIAIPLWSTITLSFRPNDYIGNNLEGMFLMPWNWSTSAYEALLGNAGFLLAFGNSVKILIGGVASALLLTIPLAYVLSIPTLPGRRYLNLLVIVPYVFNVGMIPTYLLVTNIGLIDKLPAVYIPVAISTYNCLIMRSFFEGIPNELKESARIDGASEIQVLLRIILPLSKAIIMTIGLFYGVSFWNNFFHAMLYLNSNALQPLPILLRNILMASGMNEYVEVNAFGDAPIAAIKAASVFMSAIPMVIAYPFIQKYFTKGTLLGSVKG